The following are encoded in a window of Torulaspora globosa chromosome 4, complete sequence genomic DNA:
- the NOP6 gene encoding Nop6p (ancestral locus Anc_2.72): MSEIESKLTKKQLKAQQFRKSKDEREQDKELKRKQPEQDEVQNPDAPAKKKRKTRRGRGGKGRNGEKKNNRFIIFVGSLPKDVTATELQSHFKSSSPDHIRIRADKGIAFLEFDPDKDKHGIQRRMDVALLQHRTLLKDKRINVELTVGGGGNSTSRLEKLKSKNVKLEDERRERVKKMVQEGSQKKAAAQGTPGSAGSSQAGEQAVHPDRAKLIQ; this comes from the coding sequence ATGTCAGAGATCGAGAGCAAGCTTaccaagaagcagctgaaggcCCAACAGTTCCGTAAATCGAAGGACGAGCGTGAACAGGACAAAGAACTAAAAAGGAAGCAGcctgaacaagatgaagtCCAGAACCCAGACGCACCagctaagaagaagagaaagaccAGAAGGGGCCGTGGTGGCAAGGGCCGTAACGgcgaaaagaagaacaacagATTCATCATTTTTGTAGGAAGCTTGCCCAAGGACGTAACTGCCACAGAGCTGCAATCCCACTTCAAATCCAGTTCACCCGACCACATCAGAATAAGAGCAGACAAGGGAATCGCCTTCCTCGAGTTCGACCCAGACAAGGATAAGCACGGCATACAAAGACGGATGGATGTCGCACTCTTACAGCACAGGACCCTTCTGAAAGACAAGAGGATCAACGTCGAACTGACCGTCGGCGGCGGTGGAAACAGCACAAGTAGGCTCGAAAAGCTCAAGAGCAAGAATGTAaagctcgaagatgaacGCCGGGAGAGAGTCAAGAAGATGGTCCAGGAAGGATCTCAAAAGAAGGCCGCCGCGCAAGGGACGCCCGGCTCCGCCGGTTCCAGCCAGGCAGGAGAGCAGGCAGTTCATCCCGATAGAGCTAAACTGATCCAGTAG
- the PBR1 gene encoding putative oxidoreductase (ancestral locus Anc_2.74) → MKNALSKKTTSVSDDLDSQHSCKAARMPINVIGTALMEGTDKIPYYTEIKALAPYVITAGVVKYWSRGTTNTWERKLHGKVYLVTGATSQGMGTSVVLEMARLGAQLIILTRNVDEWSTEWVHDLRERSGNDLIYMEKCDLSNLYQVRKFATGWLDNSPPRRLDGVIVMSGDMEPWGVPRLSKPLRKSSADGLELQIATNYAGVFHLLDLLQPSFKAQPPDRDIRIIVTTCWLQSMGNVELKDPLWQNVKYDSSLKFFASSKLQLSLCMLELQRRIAKGIRKQQKDGVERTGRNVSVTLVQPGTMRSHSLRRVLSNGSVILLLLLYCMVLYPFLFLLTKSGRRGAQSVLYALMTPELEEVNLKEDEVKYISDCSIVKLVRKEFQDEALQRELYDSTRNEIEKLEKKMAVKRNARKKTTSRQ, encoded by the coding sequence ATGAAGAACGCGCTGTCAAAAAAGACCACCTCTGTGAGCGATGACTTGGACAGCCAACATAGCTGTAAAGCCGCAAGGATGCCCATCAACGTCATCGGCACTGCCCTCATGGAGGGCACGGACAAGATTCCGTACTACACAGAGATCAAGGCTCTTGCTCCCTATGTGATCACCGCTGGGGTGGTGAAATACTGGTCTAGAGGGACGACTAACACTTGGGAGCGTAAGCTACATGGGAAAGTTTATCTGGTCACAGGGGCGACGAGCCAGGGCATGGGGACATCTGTGGTGCTGGAGATGGCTCGGTTGGGAGCGCAATTGATCATTCTGACCAGAAACGTCGACGAATGGTCGACCGAGTGGGTCCATGATCTGCGGGAGCGCAGTGGGAACGATCTGATTTACATGGAAAAGTGCGACTTGAGTAATCTATATCAAGTACGGAAGTTTGCCACTGGATGGCTCGACAATTCTCCGCCGAGAAGGCTTGACGGCGTTATCGTCATGTCGGGCGACATGGAGCCCTGGGGAGTGCCCAGGCTCTCGAAACCGCTGAGGAAATCTTCAGCGGATGGGCTTGAGTTACAGATTGCGACAAACTATGCGGGGGTCTTCCATCTTTTGGACCTTTTGCAGCCCAGCTTCAAGGCTCAACCGCCAGACAGGGACATTAGGATCATCGTAACGACCTGCTGGCTACAATCGATGGGTAACGTTGAGTTAAAAGATCCCCTTTGGCAGAATGTGAAGTACGACAGTTCGCTGAAGTTTTTCGCCTCGAGCAAGCTCCAACTGTCGCTGTGCATGCTTGAGCTGCAAAGGCGAATCGCCAAGGGTATCCGaaagcagcagaaggaCGGCGTCGAAAGGACAGGCCGGAACGTCAGTGTCACGCTGGTACAACCGGGCACGATGAGGTCCCACAGCCTGCGTCGCGTCCTGAGCAATGGCTCTGTGatccttctgctgctgctctACTGCATGGTCCTCTATCCATTCCTATTTCTACTAACAAAGAGCGGCCGCCGTGGAGCGCAGAGTGTGCTTTATGCGCTTATGACACCTGAGCTTGAGGAGGTCAATCTGAAAGAGGACGAGGTGAAGTACATCTCCGACTGTTCCATCGTGAAGCTGGTACGCAAGGAGTTCCAGGACGAGGCCTTGCAGCGGGAGCTGTATGACAGCACCCGCAATGAaatcgagaaattggagaagaagatggcCGTCAAGCGTAACGCCAGAAAGAAAACCACATCAAGACAGTAA
- the NPR1 gene encoding serine/threonine protein kinase NPR1 (ancestral locus Anc_2.71) encodes MSSLTKLLQEKRKNERGDGKSKDNRPPAISIPLEGGLDRNATAHNSTTSITTVTQIDSDGSPTLGSSFGGHGHFPSSFLNVNSAHTATMYGSSVQGRERSGSMYIDTTVVSGTSYSSSYGNAARSMRMATPSSSHQGGTKHVASLSSSIPYAVPNSNKNSGLGSGSNNSSFGSSWTENFGNSMPSNISAIDSNVISSPKVDSVEPRFVISKQKFQKSSMDNAAQASSLSRNNSLSSQFGSLFFSKGAKDTQTSTNATFTPSANVKTASSSSIAAATAIPKPGRARQSSIYSSSRQPSSSFTDSYLDSASVCHETQPSQSAPRSRHASVANLKSFFKKGSSTNIAGSVGTYGSPGAPPMAVPYSSRGSANSAFAPSSYGSNNGDTIYSHTNDTSLPFAKRFMRTGEDLGAGAGGAVKLVRRIADNKVFAVKEFRAKFDSETKRDYVKKITSEYCIGSTLRHQNIIETIEIVYDNNRILQVMEYCEYDLFAIVMSNKMSYEETCCCFKQILSGVEYLHGLGLAHRDLKLDNCVINEKGIVKLIDFGAAVVFSYPFSKTLVEASGIVGSDPYLAPEVCIFSKYDPRPVDIWSVAIIFACMILKKFPWKIPKLRDNSFKLFCSGRDCDSLSALVTRTPDPPSYDHSETSSTGNNSPEKKQTNNPADPSNPNIGPQRLYHSLPEECQHIISRMVDLAPACRASIEEVMEDPWVSGIDACHMEESGLAFKVVSGTDHTHTKVDQSEAHIAGLERKKKKQGKLAPSSS; translated from the coding sequence ATGTCTTCTTTGACTAAACTTTTGCAGGAGAAACGAAAAAATGAGCGTGGCGATGGCAAGAGTAAAGATAACCGTCCTCCGGCTATTAGTATACCACTAGAGGGCGGGCTTGATCGTAATGCTACAGCCCACAATTCTACAACTAGTATCACTACGGTAACTCAGATTGACTCTGATGGGTCTCCAACACTTGGCTCATCGTTTGGAGGCCATGGTCATTTTCCCTCGAGCTTTTTGAATGTGAACTCTGCTCACACGGCCACTATGTATGGTTCGAGCGTGCAAGGAAGAGAGCGAAGCGGGTCGATGTATATCGACACCACTGTCGTATCAGGTACTTCCTATAGCTCATCGTATGGTAACGCTGCAAGATCAATGCGAATGGCAACCCCTAGCAGCTCTCACCAGGGAGGCACCAAACATGTCGCATCTTTGTCCTCAAGCATCCCGTATGCGGTGCCCAACTCCAATAAGAATAGTGGCCTGGGTTCAGGCAGTAATAACTCGTCGTTTGGCTCATCGTGGACTGAAAACTTTGGTAATTCGATGCCCAGCAATATCTCAGCCATTGACAGCAACGTCATCTCATCTCCGAAAGTGGACTCTGTGGAACCGCGATTTGTTATCTCCAAGCAGAAATTCCAGAAATCTTCGATGGATAACGCAGCACAGGCAagttctctttcaaggAATAACTCCCTATCATCTCAATTTGGCAGCTTGTTCTTTTCCAAAGGCGCAAAGGACACTCAGACCAGCACAAATGCTACCTTTACTCCGTCAGCAAATGTGAAGACGGCATCCTCCTCATCTATTGCGGCTGCCACCGCGATTCCCAAGCCTGGTAGGGCAAGGCAGAGCAGCATATATAGCTCTTCGAGACAACCTTCAAGTTCGTTCACTGATAGCTATCTGGATTCTGCTTCAGTGTGTCATGAGACTCAACCCAGTCAAAGCGCTCCAAGGTCTCGCCATGCCTCTGTTGCTAActtgaaaagcttcttcaaaaaagGCTCAAGCACCAACATTGCTGGATCCGTGGGTACCTATGGGTCGCCTGGTGCTCCTCCGATGGCTGTTCCCTACTCTTCTCGAGGTTCTGCCAATTCAGCGTTTGCCCCCAGCTCCTATGGTAGCAATAATGGGGACACTATCTATTCGCACACTAATGACACAAGCCTACCGTTTGCTAAAAGATTCATGAGAACAGGAGAGGATTTGGGTGCTGGTGCAGGTGGGGCAGTCAAACTTGTAAGGAGGATCGCGGATAACAAGGTCTTCGCCGTGAAGGAGTTCAGAGCTAAGTTTGATTCTGAAACTAAACGTGATTATGTCAAGAAGATAACATCTGAGTATTGTATTGGGTCTACTCTACGTCACCAGAACATCATCGAAACCATTGAAATCGTTTATGATAACAATAGAATCTTGCAAGTTATGGAATACTGCGAGTATGATCTCTTCGCCATCGTGATGAGTAATAAAATGTCCTACGAAGAGACCTGCTGCTGTTTCAAACAAATCCTAAGTGGTGTTGAATATCTACATGGGCTGGGATTAGCACACAGAGATTTGAAATTAGACAACTGTGTCATTAACGAAAAGGGAATCGTGAAGTTGATCGACTTCGGGGCAGCTGTGGTCTTCTCGTATCCATTCTCCAAGACTTTAGTCGAGGCTAGCGGTATTGTTGGAAGCGATCCTTATCTAGCTCCCGAGGTCTGCATATTCTCGAAATACGATCCCCGTCCAGTCGACATATGGTCAGTGGCCATTATCTTCGCGTGTATGATACTCAAGAAGTTTCCGTGGAAAATACCTAAGCTCAGAGAtaactctttcaaattgttCTGTTCTGGCCGTGATTGTGATTCGCTAAGCGCATTAGTGACACGAACTCCTGACCCGCCATCCTATGATCACTCGGAAACCTCTTCAACCGGCAATAACAGCCcggagaagaagcaaacTAACAATCCAGCAGATCCTAGTAATCCAAACATTGGTCCGCAGAGGTTGTATCACTCCTTACCTGAAGAATGTCAACATATCATCTCGCGTATGGTCGACTTGGCGCCTGCTTGCAGAGCAAGCATCGAAGAAGTGATGGAAGATCCTTGGGTTTCTGGGATCGATGCTTGTCATATGGAGGAATCAGGATTGGCCTTCAAAGTTGTGAGTGGGACCGACCACACTCACACAAAAGTTGACCAAAGTGAAGCACACATTGCTGGTCTggagaggaagaagaaaaagcaaGGCAAGCTGGCTCCCAGCAGCTCTTAG
- the IPI3 gene encoding chromatin-binding/pre-rRNA-processing protein IPI3 (ancestral locus Anc_2.73): MDEQVIFTTDGTGSISSIHSFEQSSLRQCSTSSKNSAVRVGDKFLFVAQAHKALINVYNVSGPHKRESVEQRLPLPEVVRCLEVVENRSGAAARNDSANHKLPEFNLPYLLLASTESGKLYVWELNSGILLSVKPMAHYQAITKIRSILDGKYIVTSGADARVIIWQTTDLVSVDEPKPVCILHDHTLPVTDFQVSSTYGEFLSLSGAKLFTVSEDATLRCYDLSSLSNRGSSKNSLPNLVATFTFPLAIAALALDPADRACYIGTDSGCFSLQLFYKLSGSKIVNLTQSSDSNASGARIYSLVEASQESSAMQHREKLYLAGQLVCEKLIDAGVSCLKTSMDGTLLLAGDCLGKVSVIEIFSKQILRAMQPVTSSQETQQRVTNILLEAQSATSKNGIITEMNARQSSKIPSLQRVIHDRATLGQLHEINFQVGEDEESIPLPVSDFESYADQLRSQQAVLSRPNGFNSSIKTFGSDGPTGKLVIGDEDDDKERQIADLKDNVETLKQAYQELRGLHEKLYQEHEKLLQTSN; the protein is encoded by the coding sequence ATGGACGAGCAAGTGATCTTCACAACCGATGGCACGGGTTCGATTTCCAGTATCCACTCTTTTGAGCAGTCCAGTTTGAGGCAATGCTCCACAAGCAGCAAAAACAGTGCGGTTCGGGTGGGAGATAAGTTCCTGTTCGTTGCCCAGGCCCACAAAGCATTGATCAATGTCTACAATGTCTCAGGACCACATAAGAGAGAATCCGTCGAGCAGAGATTGCCTTTGCCGGAGGTGGTTCGTTGCCTAGAGGTAGTGGAAAACAGGAGCGGTGCCGCGGCACGGAATGACTCTGCTAATCACAAGCTGCCTGAGTTTAATCTGCCAtatctgctgctggcgtCCACTGAATCCGGCAAGCTGTATGTTTGGGAGCTGAACTCGGGGATTCTGCTCTCTGTGAAACCAATGGCTCACTACCAGGCGATCACTAAGATACGTTCTATTCTGGACGGTAAATACATTGTCACCTCCGGTGCGGACGCTAGAGTGATTATATGGCAGACGACGGACCTGGTGTCGGTGGACGAGCCGAAACCTGTGTGTATTCTGCACGACCATACCTTGCCTGTTACGGATTTCCAGGTTTCGTCCACTTACGGCGAGTTTCTTTCACTTTCGGGAGCGAAGCTGTTCACTGTTTCGGAGGACGCTACCCTGAGATGCTACGATTTGAGTTCGTTGAGTAATCGCGGCAGCAGTAAGAACTCGCTACCGAACTTGGTTGCAACGTTCACATTCCCACTAGCGATCGCGGCTTTGGCCTTGGACCCAGCAGACAGGGCTTGCTATATCGGAACCGATTCAGGTTGCTTCAGCTTGCAACTATTTTACAAGTTGTCCGGCTCTAAGATCGTTAATTTGACACAGTCTAGTGATAGCAATGCTTCTGGCGCTAGGATCTACTCACTGGTAGAGGCTTCACAGGAGTCCAGCGCTATGCAGCACAGAGAAAAGCTGTATCTGGCGGGTCAGCTGGTATGCGAAAAGCTCATAGATGCTGGTGTTAGCTGCCTCAAGACTTCCATGGATGGTACACTTCTTCTAGCAGGTGACTGCCTGGGCAAAGTTTCGGTGATagagatcttttcaaagcaaaTACTGAGAGCGATGCAGCCTGTGACCAGCTCTCAGGAAACTCAGCAGCGTGTAACGAACATTTTGCTGGAGGCTCAATCTGCTACTTCCAAAAACGGTATAATTACAGAGATGAATGCAAGacaatcttcaaaaatacCTTCACTGCAACGAGTCATACACGATAGAGCCACGCTCGGGCAATTACACGAGATCAACTTCCAAGTCggtgaggatgaggaaagTATACCCTTACCCGTTAGTGATTTTGAGTCCTACGCAGACCAACTGAGGTCGCAGCAAGCAGTGCTTTCCCGACCAAACGGTTTCAACAGTAGCATTAAAACATTTGGGTCCGACGGCCCTACCGGGAAACTTGTAATTGGcgatgaagacgatgacaAGGAGCGTCAAATCGCggatttgaaggataaTGTCGAAACACTAAAGCAGGCGTACCAAGAGTTGAGGGGACTACATGAGAAGTTATACCAAGAGCATGAAAAGCTGCTGCAGACGAGCAACTAG
- the RPS3 gene encoding 40S ribosomal protein uS3 (ancestral locus Anc_2.76) yields the protein MVSLISKKRKLVADGVFYAELNEFFTRELAEEGYSGVEVRVTPTKTEIIIRATRTQDVLGENGRRINELTLLVQKRFKYKPGTIVLYAERVQDRGLSAVAQAESMKFKLLNGLAIRRAAYGVVRYVMESGAKGCEVVVSGKLRAARAKSMKFADGFLIHSGQPVNDFIDTATRHVLLRQGVLGIKVKIMRDPARSRTGPKALPDAVKIVEPKEEEPILAASVKDYRPAAVQQQEEEPEQAEAVEAAA from the coding sequence ATGGTTTCCTTGATCTCtaagaagagaaagctaGTCGCTGACGGTGTTTTCTACGCCGAATTGAACGAATTCTTCACCAGAGAGTTGGCCGAAGAAGGTTACTCCGGTGTGGAAGTCAGAGTGACCCCTACCAAGACTGAAATTATCATCAGAGCCACCAGAACCCAGGATGTTCTAGGTGAGAACGGTAGAAGAATCAACGAGTTGACTTTGTTGGTCCAAAAGAGATTCAAGTACAAGCCAGGTACCATTGTTCTTTACGCTGAGAGAGTGCAGGACCGTGGTTTGTCCGCTGTTGCTCAAGCTGAATCCATGAAGTTCAAGTTGTTGAACGGTTTGGCCATCAGAAGAGCTGCGTACGGTGTTGTCAGATACGTTATGGAGTCTGGTGCCAAGGGCTGCGAAGTGGTCGTCTCCGGTAAGTTGAGAGCCGCCAGAGCCAAGTCCATGAAGTTTGCTGACGGTTTCTTGATCCACTCCGGTCAACCAGTCAACGACTTCATCGACACCGCTACCAGACACGTGTTGTTGAGACAGGGTGTGTTGGGTATCAAGGTTAAGATCATGAGAGACCCAGCTAGAAGCAGAACCGGTCCAAAGGCGTTGCCAGACGCTGTCAAGATCGTTGAGCCAAAGGAGGAGGAGCCAATCTTGGCTGCTTCCGTCAAGGACTACAGACCAGCTGCCGTGCAACAACAGGAAGAGGAGCCTGAACAGGCTGAGGCTGTCGAGGCTGCTGCCTAA
- the RHO5 gene encoding Rho family GTPase RHO5 (ancestral locus Anc_2.75), which translates to MRSIKCVVVGDGAVGKTSLLISYTTNTFPKDYIPTVFDNYTTTILLPATQQEESQVYKLNLWDTAGQEEYDRLRPLSYPQTDIFLVCFSVSERSSLKNVVDKWYPEIVQNSSPVGSDGSESRGKYPMFLVGTKADLRDDPDERARLRELNTDFVSSEEIEDAVNRCGFMGYVECSAVTQAGVRDVFEKSVATIVREPERLAREKAKAEAQEAAAAAAAASTAGEEQQQLRHKQERPQQGQKWTGSPAVRADVSGKAASDRHEKSGPKLVTKIKKKSKCVIL; encoded by the coding sequence ATGAGATCTATCAAATGTGTTGTAGTCGGCGATGGTGCCGTTGGTAAAACGTCTTTACTGATATCATATACTACCAATACCTTCCCAAAGGACTATATCCCGACAGTTTTTGACAACTACACAACGACGATTTTACTGCCTGCCACCCAGCAGGAGGAGTCGCAGGTATACAAGCTGAACCTGTGGGATACCGCGGGACAGGAGGAGTACGATCGATTGAGACCGCTATCGTATCCGCAGACAGACATCTTTCTGGTGTGTTTTTCTGTTAGCGAGCGTAGTAGTCTGAAGAATGTGGTAGACAAGTGGTACCCAGAGATAGTGCAGAACTCGTCGCCGGTGGGCTCCGACGGGTCTGAGAGCCGGGGGAAGTATCCGATGTTCCTGGTTGGCACGAAGGCGGACCTGCGGGACGATCCAGACGAGAGAGCCAGGTTGCGGGAGCTGAATACGGATTTTGTCTCGAGTgaagagatcgaagatGCGGTTAATCGGTGCGGGTTCATGGGTTACGTAGAGTGTTCGGCGGTGACGCAGGCTGGCGTCAGAGACGTCTTTGAGAAGTCGGTGGCTACGATCGTCAGAGAGCCGGAGAGACTGGCCCGCGAAAAGGCCAAGGCAGAGGCTCAGGAAGCTGCTGCCgcagcggcagcagcctCTACTGCCGGggaggagcagcagcagctcagACATAAACAAGAGAGGCCGCAGCAGGGCCAGAAGTGGACGGGAAGTCCTGCTGTCAGAGCTGATGTTTCTGGTAAAGCGGCGAGCGATCGCCACGAAAAATCCGGGCCCAAGCTCGTTACCAAGATAAAGAAAAAATCCAAGTGTGTAATTCTATGA
- the MRPL19 gene encoding mitochondrial 54S ribosomal protein uL11m (ancestral locus Anc_2.70), whose protein sequence is MSQAAKNLLVKLIVGAGQAAPSPPVGPALGSKGIKAMDFCKEFNARTASYQPGTPIPVLITIKPDRSFTFEMKSPPTGYLLLKALGLEKGHGQPNVNTKEGTIGELSLKHVYEIAKIKKTDSRHAMLEMEGIVKSTVGVAKSMGIKIVP, encoded by the coding sequence ATGTCGCAAGCAGCCAAGAATTTGCTAGTCAAGTTAATAGTAGGCGCGGGCCAGGCTGCGCCTTCTCCGCCAGTAGGTCCTGCCCTGGGATCGAAAGGTATCAAAGCTATGGATTTCTGCAAAGAGTTCAATGCAAGAACAGCAAGTTATCAGCCAGGTACACCGATACCAGTACTCATTACCATTAAGCCTGATCGTTCCTTTACGTTTGAAATGAAGTCACCACCAACAGGATATTTACTGCTCAAAGCCCTGGGTCTGGAAAAAGGCCATGGTCAACCTAATGTGAATACAAAGGAAGGTACTATTGGAGAACTTTCGTTGAAGCATGTTTATGAGATCGCCAAGATAAAGAAGACCGACAGTAGACATGCAATGTTGGAAATGGAAGGAATTGTCAAATCGACCGTTGGTGTAGCCAAAAGTATGGGTATCAAAATCGTTCCATGA
- the UBP10 gene encoding ubiquitin-specific protease UBP10 (ancestral locus Anc_2.69): protein MTTQETIKPLVDRILSNPLQFKKGRVMADQDRVELQDGPYVVIGKRQELGEGRQKQDEEAAESAVAGGGRRERRPQMPRSMAEAVSMYSRAGDESLSDVDVNAEGGSSGSGVDEEEFHEAKEYVEGEGEASGEDLGASMSSDEAFGSDLAQSSGSLSDSQDDVSRVSDSERAQLQEEALEASAAAEAEDDDGEELRHKLPASQRSITPPTTIGDIGNFYQVNENPHDTGSSGSGRIVKNWGPQLALLRPRGLLNHGVTCYTNAAVQAMVHIPAVQHYLFDILRGKYDSTISRDSVSYVLAETSRKMWLPQDKNKKKQMPYHVNPKKLIGRLHDINCMMSEWQQEDSHEYFMSLMSRLQEDSVPRGHKLTESIIYDIFGGLLKQVVTCKSCGGVSKTEQPFYDLSLHLKGKKKPASQTDSAGNEAAKDQSGKNESNGKELGTASGSRRFSIEKAIKDFFTPELIRVDKEQKGYVCEKCHRTTNATKHNSIMRAPETLLIHLKKFRFNGTSSSKIKQAVSYPMFLDLTEYCEPDEKNHVVPAKYQLTTVVVHEGRSLSSGHYIVHCRQPDGSWAIYDDEYLNKITERDVLKEPNAYYLLYTRLTPKEVKSNHRLNLNDLDISLQTTGSSSNSNTPSSSPILNNRSKKWRKNKKRRFNRY from the coding sequence atGACTACGCAGGAGACCATCAAGCCGTTGGTCGATAGGATCCTGTCGAACCCGCTgcagttcaagaagggcCGTGTGATGGCGGATCAGGACCGGGTAGAGTTGCAAGACGGGCCGTACGTGGTGATCGGGAAGCGGCAGGAGCTTGGCGAGGGCAGGCAGAAGCAGGACGAGGAAGCTGCGGAGAGTGCGGTGGCTGGCGGTGGCCGGCGCGAGCGCCGGCCACAGATGCCACGGTCTATGGCTGAGGCGGTGAGCATGTATTCGCGGGCGGGCGACGAGTCGTTGAGCGACGTCGATGTGAACGCGGAAGGTGGCAGCAGCGGGAGCGGAGTGGACGAGGAGGAGTTCCACGAGGCCAAGGAGTATGTGGAGGGCGAAGGGGAGGCCAGTGGCGAGGACCTGGGAGCTTCGATGAGCTCCGACGAGGCGTTTGGCAGCGACCTCGCGCAGTCGAGCGGGTCCCTGAGCGACTCGCAGGACGACGTGTCCAGGGTCTCGGACTCGGAGAGGGCGCAACTGCAAGAGGAGGCGCTGGAGGCGAGTGCGGCGGCGGAGGCCGAAGACGATGACGGCGAGGAGTTGAGACACAAACTCCCAGCGTCGCAGAGGTCGATCACGCCTCCGACGACGATTGGCGACATCGGGAACTTCTACCAAGTGAACGAGAATCCGCATGACACGGGATCGAGCGGCTCTGGCCGCATCGTCAAGAACTGGGGTCCTCAGCTTGCCTTGCTGAGACCTCGCGGTCTTCTGAATCACGGGGTCACGTGCTACACCAACGCTGCAGTGCAGGCGATGGTTCACATTCCAGCGGTCCAGCACTACCTGTTCGATATCTTACGTGGCAAGTATGATTCTACCATCTCGAGGGACTCTGTGTCGTATGTGTTGGCGGAAACCAGCAGAAAGATGTGGCTACCACAGGAtaagaacaagaagaagcagatgccataCCACGTGAATCCGAAGAAACTGATCGGACGACTTCACGATATCAATTGTATGATGAGCGAATGGCAGCAGGAGGACTCCCACGAGTATTTTATGTCTTTGATGTCGAGGTTGCAGGAGGATTCTGTACCTCGCGGTCATAAATTGACAGAATCGATCATCTACGATATTTTCGGAGGCCTGTTGAAACAAGTAGTCACTTGCAAGTCCTGTGGCGGAGTGTCCAAGACAGAGCAACCATTTTACGATCTCTCGTTGCACTTGAAGGGAAAGAAAAAACCGGCTTCACAAACAGATTCGGCAGGAAatgaagctgcaaaagatcAGTCCGGGAAAAATGAGAGCAATGGAAAGGAACTGGGGACAGCTTCTGgatcaagaagattctCGATCGAGAAAGCAATCAAGGATTTCTTCACGCCCGAACTTATCAGAGTAGACAAAGAGCAGAAAGGTTACGTGTGCGAGAAATGTCACAGGACTACCAACGCCACGAAGCACAATTCGATAATGAGAGCACCAGAAACTCTGCTGATACATCTGAAAAAGTTCAGGTTCAATGGCACTTCGTCTTCTAAGATTAAGCAAGCTGTTTCGTATCCAATGTTCTTGGATTTGACAGAGTACTGTGAGCCGGATGAAAAGAATCACGTCGTCCCCGCTAAGTACCAGTTAACCACGGTAGTTGTTCACGAAGGTCGCTCATTGTCCTCTGGTCATTATATTGTTCACTGCAGACAGCCAGATGGTTCGTGGGCAATATACGATGACGAATATCTGAATAAAATAACGGAAAGAGATGTGCTGAAGGAGCCTAATGCATATTATTTACTGTACACTAGACTGACACCAAAAGAAGTCAAGAGCAATCACAGATTGAATCTGAATGACCTCGATATTTCATTACAGACAACCGGCTCATCTTCCAACAGCAACACACCCTCATCCTCTCCCATATTGAATAATCGTAGTAAGAAGtggagaaagaacaaaaagaGAAGATTCAATAGATACTGA
- the SHR3 gene encoding Shr3p (ancestral locus Anc_2.77) yields the protein MGLSYKDVTAVGTGLILIGASFIMGVFFANQTYDYNLLFNSEATQEHFDNALKHYQTLFYTAPAVRYILLGVASIGLIGGLIRVYKPNPDLQLFEYCSLGLYVFGICVFITNIKTGIECSITRNWGEVTENQGLAVIASSNIILLLLFTGVIVLQAGLWYTRWEHEQRLQKFYAEEAAAQTHNATEKQNKKQDKKKD from the coding sequence ATGGGTTTATCTTACAAGGACGTTACTGCTGTCGGTACCGGGCTAATCCTGATTGGTGCTTCGTTTATCATGGGCGTTTTCTTCGCCAACCAAACTTACGATTACAACCTGCTGTTCAACAGCGAGGCCACCCAGGAGCACTTTGATAACGCTTTGAAACATTACCAGACTCTTTTCTACACTGCTCCAGCCGTGAGATACATCTTACTCGGTGTCGCATCAATTGGGCTAATTGGCGGCCTTATCCGGGTCTATAAGCCTAATCCTGATTTACAGCTATTCGAGTACTGTTCCCTCGGTTTGTACGTGTTTGGGATCTGCGTCTTTATTACGAATATCAAGACAGGAATCGAATGCTCCATTACTCGTAACTGGGGCGAAGTTACGGAGAACCAAGGTTTGGCTGTGATCGCTTCTTCCAACATCATTCTTTTGCTACTGTTCACGGGTGTTATCGTGTTGCAAGCAGGTCTGTGGTATACCAGGTGGGAACATGAGCAAAGGTTGCAGAAGTTCTACGCCGAGGAAGCCGCTGCACAGACTCATAACGCTACCGAGAAGCAAAACAAGAAGcaggacaagaagaaagattgA